Proteins encoded in a region of the Streptomyces sp. NBC_00310 genome:
- a CDS encoding MFS transporter, producing the protein MTPQETTVSSPARAGKREWTALGVLALPAMLITLDNTVLHLAVPHLNASLNPSGLQLLWAVDVYSFLIASLLVVAGTLGDRIGRRRLLLIGAVGFGAASLLTAFSTSAEMLIVSRALLGIAGATLTPSSMSLIRNMFHDARQRAVAFSVWIACFLVGGAIGPLVGGAMLEHFWWGSVFLLSVPAMVLTLILGPVLLPEYRDPEPGPLDWASAGLLVLSLLATVYGLKKLAGDGMAAVPVLALLAGLALGVAFVVRQRRLTHPLIDMGLFRERTFSVSLGAMGLALFVMSGSQFFMAQYIQMVVGLSPLEAGLASLPGSVGGVTGALLAPVALRWTRAAHVMTVGLAITAVGFVVLAQAGADSGPVTVMVALGLLNFGVGPAIVLGTDMMINSAPPEKAGAVSAISDTSHELGLGLGIAVLGSIGNAAYRGQVSGELPAGLPEEAAAGIQDTIGNAVDQVSRLPEDLGTAALDVAREAFTHGMVLVSVICGVLTVVTVFMTLGLRRVPAVVGSDEAGEADEAGRAGASEEPGKAGKPGEASAELQEAGGRTTD; encoded by the coding sequence ATGACTCCACAGGAAACGACCGTCTCTTCCCCCGCGCGCGCCGGAAAACGTGAATGGACGGCTCTCGGTGTTCTCGCTCTGCCGGCGATGCTCATCACCCTCGACAACACGGTGCTGCACCTGGCCGTGCCGCACCTGAACGCGAGCCTGAACCCCAGCGGTCTGCAACTGCTGTGGGCCGTCGACGTCTACAGCTTTCTGATCGCCAGCCTGCTGGTCGTCGCGGGTACGTTGGGCGACCGGATCGGGCGCCGCCGGCTGCTGCTGATCGGCGCGGTGGGCTTCGGTGCCGCCTCGCTGCTGACGGCGTTCTCCACCAGTGCCGAGATGCTGATCGTCAGCCGTGCGCTGCTCGGCATCGCCGGGGCGACCTTGACGCCTTCCTCGATGTCGCTGATCCGCAACATGTTCCACGACGCCCGGCAGCGTGCCGTGGCCTTCAGCGTCTGGATCGCCTGTTTCCTGGTGGGCGGCGCCATCGGCCCGCTCGTCGGTGGCGCGATGCTGGAACACTTCTGGTGGGGCTCGGTCTTCCTGCTGAGCGTGCCGGCCATGGTGCTCACGCTGATCCTCGGTCCCGTGCTGCTCCCCGAGTACCGCGACCCCGAGCCGGGCCCCCTGGACTGGGCGAGCGCGGGCCTGCTCGTGCTCTCCCTGCTCGCCACCGTCTACGGTCTCAAGAAGCTCGCCGGCGACGGCATGGCCGCGGTCCCCGTCCTGGCCCTCCTCGCCGGTCTCGCCCTGGGCGTGGCCTTCGTCGTGCGCCAGCGCAGGCTCACCCACCCGCTGATCGACATGGGGCTGTTCCGCGAGCGGACCTTCTCCGTATCCCTCGGTGCGATGGGGCTCGCCCTCTTCGTGATGTCGGGATCGCAGTTCTTCATGGCGCAGTACATCCAGATGGTGGTGGGACTGTCGCCGCTGGAGGCCGGGTTGGCGTCGCTGCCGGGCAGCGTCGGGGGTGTGACGGGGGCGTTGCTCGCCCCGGTGGCTCTGCGGTGGACGCGTGCGGCGCATGTGATGACCGTGGGCCTCGCGATCACCGCGGTCGGCTTCGTGGTCCTGGCCCAGGCAGGTGCCGACAGCGGGCCGGTCACGGTGATGGTCGCGCTGGGGCTGCTGAACTTCGGCGTCGGTCCCGCCATCGTGCTCGGCACCGACATGATGATCAATTCCGCGCCGCCGGAGAAGGCCGGAGCGGTCTCCGCCATCTCGGACACCTCTCACGAACTGGGCCTGGGCCTGGGCATCGCCGTACTCGGCAGCATCGGGAACGCGGCATACCGCGGTCAGGTCTCCGGCGAACTGCCCGCCGGGCTGCCCGAGGAGGCCGCTGCGGGGATCCAGGACACCATCGGCAACGCTGTCGACCAGGTCTCCCGTCTGCCGGAGGACCTCGGCACAGCCGCGCTGGATGTGGCACGGGAGGCGTTCACCCACGGGATGGTGCTGGTGAGCGTCATCTGCGGGGTCCTGACGGTGGTGACCGTGTTCATGACGCTGGGCCTGCGCAGGGTGCCCGCGGTCGTCGGGAGCGATGAGGCGGGCGAAGCCGACGA
- a CDS encoding GPR1/FUN34/YaaH family transporter codes for MSQTEHILHTSPVGAGVGDAKATVPATSAAPKPDASTGLYAPQPAMLGFAGFLLGSLSLAFYLKDVSIPANSLVAQLPIMVFSSAILLLMAAGWAMRLGDGVFAAVYGLFGTFWLSFSVLSIALNNNWMGEFENIEQRRATANFVLVWAIVIILLTLTTLRLPKAFTFLFVVVSTTLLVLFGSIEQAIDQMINNPAKPDDPWLVYVGIGTMFLFIAIGMYIFASAVHSATGAKRIPLGKPFIKSR; via the coding sequence ATGAGTCAGACAGAGCACATACTCCACACCTCCCCGGTCGGCGCGGGCGTCGGTGACGCCAAGGCGACCGTGCCCGCAACCTCCGCCGCACCCAAGCCGGATGCCTCCACCGGCCTCTACGCGCCGCAGCCCGCGATGCTGGGATTCGCCGGCTTCCTGCTCGGTTCCCTCTCGCTGGCGTTCTACCTGAAGGATGTCAGCATCCCGGCCAACTCCCTGGTCGCCCAGTTGCCGATCATGGTGTTCAGCAGCGCCATCCTGCTGCTGATGGCCGCCGGCTGGGCCATGCGCCTGGGAGACGGGGTGTTCGCCGCGGTGTACGGCCTGTTCGGCACGTTCTGGCTGAGCTTCTCGGTGCTCAGCATCGCGCTGAACAACAACTGGATGGGCGAATTCGAGAACATCGAACAGCGCAGGGCCACGGCCAACTTCGTCCTCGTCTGGGCCATTGTGATCATTCTGCTGACCCTGACGACCCTGCGCCTGCCCAAGGCGTTCACGTTCCTGTTCGTGGTGGTCTCCACGACGCTGCTCGTCCTCTTCGGGTCGATCGAGCAGGCCATCGACCAGATGATCAACAACCCGGCGAAGCCCGACGACCCGTGGCTCGTCTACGTGGGCATCGGCACCATGTTCCTCTTCATCGCCATCGGCATGTACATCTTCGCCAGCGCCGTGCACAGCGCCACCGGCGCCAAGCGCATACCGCTGGGCAAGCCGTTCATCAAGTCCCGGTAG